The following DNA comes from Brassica oleracea var. oleracea cultivar TO1000 unplaced genomic scaffold, BOL UnpScaffold01042, whole genome shotgun sequence.
AGTATGGATAGCTTATTTAAGAAacttttgattcaatttttcttatttttttcatttattatttattttaattgctGAGATATTGTGAAAGTATCTGCTGTTGGAGCTGCTTTAAAACTCACTTGTTTGAATTtacatttttgtgaaaataaatgtttaatagtttacaaaaaaataaaacaataaatgtttaatttttaatattatgaagAGAATCGTCAAAAGGTTCATaatacaggaaaaaaaaaagtgactgGCCATCTCTGATTGTAGTATTAAAAAGATTAGCTAAACTTGACCTGACCCCTTTTTCTAAGTTTTACATTCAAAGATCCAAGCTCTCTCGTTTAAAATCTCCCCGCCAAAAAGCGAATAGAATCTCCGGCTAGATTGTTGCTTTGGCATTTCAAATAGTTCAAGGCTCCATTCATATAACAGTACCATCTTGAATTGTAGCCTTCTCGACAACCACAGTGATTCCAGACCGAATGTAGAATCCTTCCTCTGGCCTATCCGCTTCTTGAACATCCTGCAAACATttggataataataataataatgtcttTGAAGTTGTAATAACTTTTTTAACATTTCAAAACATAGAGAAGAGATTCAAGGAAAGCTTACGCCTTTGTTCATGATGATCACGTTTTTACCAATCTTGGCATTCTTGTCAATGATGCATTTCCTATTTAAAAATCAACAGAAAAATACTTTTCAATCAGACAAATCCGGTTTGATGGTAAAGGAGGTTTGTATTGTTATGTCTTTTGAAAACGTACCTGATCTTTGTATCTTGACCAATACCAATTGGAACCTTTCCTTCCGCTAACAGAGATGCAATCTCAGATTCAGTTTGGTAATAATCTGCACCTAACATCAACGTATCCTGCCCCCAAAAAACGAAACTCTGTTCGATCAGAAACAATATTCTGATTGTTTTGTTAATCAAACCGAAGAGAGATTTGAAGATTTACCTGAAGCTCAACTCCATAGTCAAGACGTGACCTTTCTCCAATGATGGAGCGTTGGACGCTGCATTCTCGCATGAAACATCCGTGTGAGATTATCGAATCTACCATCTACATGTTCATCAGAAAGGAAGATTAGCAAATCATCAGAACTAAAGAAACAAGCATAAAGATTATAAGACTTGTCTAACACGGCATTTCTCAGTTTTTGTTGGTGGGAGGAACCGTGGAGAAGTGTAGAACGGTGTGTCTGGATCATAGAACTCAAACTTTGGTCTCTGCAAAAAGGAGAACAAAAGGGTTCAGAGAAAGTGGATCTAAGAGATCAAGAATAAGGTTATAAGACTTGTCTAACCTCATCAACAAGAGCTAGGTTAGCCTCATAGAAAGTCTTTATAGTTCCAATATCTTCCCAGTAATCTCGGAATATGTATCCCTAAGACCATGATCGAAACTCTTTTGGTTATTCATTTGTCCTCAACCAACGGATagataacaaaaagaaaaagaagctgagttctttttttgattttacaaaaatCTTACTTGAACATCTTGATCTCTTATGGCAGCAGGAATAACCTCAGATCCAAAGTCGTTGGAAGTCGGATACTGTTGTGTCAAAAGATCCAGCAAAGCTTCGGTTTTGAAACAATAAACTCCCATTGATGCAATGTATGGAGAATCTGTAGCTTCTTCATGAGATAGTCCAAGCATTGTTGTGTCCGTTTGCTGTCATAAACAGTCTTGAAATCTTTTGTGACTGTACTAAGTTAAATATGTTCTGAGAGAATTAGACAAAAATCATTACCATTGATTTCAGATCAACACCAGTTGGTTTCTCAGAGAAGTGGGTTACACGCCCACCTCTATCAATCTTCACTAAACCAAAGTTCGATGCACGGCTGAAGATATTCACAAAATGAACATCAAGGTTTCTAATACTAATTAAAggcgtaaaaaaatagattcaaGGAAACTAATTACCTTTCGCTGACTGGTGCGCAGGAAAGAGTAACATCAGCGTTACTATCTACATGAGACTGTTACAACAACATATCGAGTTAGCAACAAAACTATAAAGAtggttttaagattttagattaaaaaaaaagtacctGAACAAAGTCCATGTAGTTCATTCTATAGAGATGATCTCCAGACAAAATAAGTATGTTCTCTA
Coding sequences within:
- the LOC106320738 gene encoding probable glucose-1-phosphate adenylyltransferase large subunit, chloroplastic translates to MDSSHCFATGKSSSVLPKLTFKNVDSNKFWGEKIKSNGFFKRFASDLNSNKFGNRKFKHSSVVYAVATSKNPNEAMIVKPSMFEKRKADPKNVAAIILGGGNGAQLFPLTKRAATPAVPVGGCYRLIDIPMSNCINSCINKIFVLTQFNSASLNRHLARTYFGNGINFGGGFVEVLAATQTPGEAGKKWFQGTADAVRKFLWVFEDAKNRNIENILILSGDHLYRMNYMDFVQSHVDSNADVTLSCAPVSESRASNFGLVKIDRGGRVTHFSEKPTGVDLKSMQTDTTMLGLSHEEATDSPYIASMGVYCFKTEALLDLLTQQYPTSNDFGSEVIPAAIRDQDVQGYIFRDYWEDIGTIKTFYEANLALVDERPKFEFYDPDTPFYTSPRFLPPTKTEKCRMVDSIISHGCFMRECSVQRSIIGERSRLDYGVELQDTLMLGADYYQTESEIASLLAEGKVPIGIGQDTKIRKCIIDKNAKIGKNVIIMNKGDVQEADRPEEGFYIRSGITVVVEKATIQDGTVI